ATTACCTTTAAGGTCGCTATAAACGCATATTTACCAAAGGTTTATAGACTTTATTGAAAGTTTTTTATCCCTCTATTGAAAGTTTTTTATCCCTCTATTGAAAGTTTTTTATCCCTCTATCGAAAGTTTTTTATCCTTCTTACTGTAAGTTGAAAATTAAAAACATATTTATATTGATTCGTTATGTAAGTTGCGTTAATATTAACTTACATAACGAATCAGGGGGGTGTTCCTATGGCCGGAAGACGAAATAAAAAGGAATTTCTTATTAGCAATGAAGATAGTATTAAAAAAAGCAATGAGCTATCAACCTCAAAACTTAATCAAGGTTTGACCTTGAACCAAATGCAGTTGCTGTCCTATGCGATTTATTCTACACAAAAAGATGGGTCGACAACTTTTATTAAGGCTGATTTCGAGAAGAAATTTGGCATTGAGAAATATCAAACTAAGCATGCAAAGGTTGACGCTCAAAGAATACTAAGCATTCAAGCAGGATTGGAAGATTTAGAGAAGGACTCATTCGAATACTGGAATGTTTTTAGGAAAATGAAATATGACAATGGCACCTTTACGTTTCTATGGGATCCAGAAATCACACCGCATATATTGGACTTGAAAGATAGGTATGTCCTGACTGACTTGACTGTCACTGCGAAATTCAAAAGTGGGTTTAGTTGGACTTTGTATGATTACTTGAGGGGGTCATACGGTTGTTGGTATAAGTCTTTTACAAAAGATACTATCATGGAAATTTTTGGTGTCGAGGAAAAGAAAAGTTATCGTGAAAATACTGGACTTCTGAAAAAATATGTTCTCGATGTCGCGATTGCTGAAATCAATAAATTTACCGAGTTAGAAGTGAAGTATGAAGAGATAAAAAAAGGTCGTTCAATTACTGGATTCAAATTGATTTGGAGTACTGGTAAAGGAATTTCAAAAGCTTCTCAGAAGCAAATTGATATATTATTTAGTATGGCAGATGTAGTTTTGAACGATATATTAATGTATGCAGAAATTAATGATAAAACGAATAGAGAAAGAGCTTTAGCTATCATCCGAGATTTTCAGTCAATGAGAGCTCGTTACTTAGACCAAGAAGTAGGCTTAACAGCTGATCATTGTAGCAAACTTACTAAAAAAGCAAATGACGACTTAGAAGCTTTAAATTTTCTACTCGAAACGGAAGGGAAAGAACCTCTTAATCCTAAAGTTCCGTTGTTTAATTGGCTTAAAAATTAATTATTTAAATAGGAGCGTATAAAATGAGTTACAAGTCACGAAAAAGAAAATCAGAGAATAGAAAAAAAATACACCTATTTTACAATTTAGTTAGACAATCAAAAGAATGGGCTGTTAGCCAGTATGGTGTAAAGATTGATATACCTATATTTTTAAATACTAAAAAAGAAGATTCTCTTTTAAAAAATAACCAATCTGGTTATATGCTTTCTTCGTCTGAAGATGTTCCCCAAAAAATAGTTATTTCTAAAGATTTTTTAGAAAAGAATAAACCAATAGATATTCAAGGAACCATTCAACATGAATTTTTGCATTACATCGGGTGGAAACTTGATAAAGATTTTGACGATGGAGATGAGTGGTTTGAAAATCAACTTGTAAGAAACTTACTTTACAGCAACTATAATATTTTTTTAAATTATGCTCTATTTAGTTAAGTTCAAGCTATTCTTTTAATCTATAAAATTTTATTCATAAAAAGTCAAAATTATAGTGGTATGTATAGGATATAAACCTGTCCAGTAATAGAAAGAAGGCATAATAAGGAGAGTTAACATGAGTAAAAAAACAATCAAAGAATTATCCGAAGAAATAGGTGTGAGTAAAACAGCAATTTCGAAAAAAGTAACAGAAACACAAAAGAAGAAATGGTTTGCGAAAATCGGAAACCAGTTTGTGATAAGCGAAGAAGGTCAAAAAGCTATTAAATCAATGTTTATTTCGGTTAAAAAAAACCAATCGCAAACTAATAAGCAAACTAAT
Above is a window of Carnobacterium alterfunditum DSM 5972 DNA encoding:
- a CDS encoding replication initiation protein, which encodes MAGRRNKKEFLISNEDSIKKSNELSTSKLNQGLTLNQMQLLSYAIYSTQKDGSTTFIKADFEKKFGIEKYQTKHAKVDAQRILSIQAGLEDLEKDSFEYWNVFRKMKYDNGTFTFLWDPEITPHILDLKDRYVLTDLTVTAKFKSGFSWTLYDYLRGSYGCWYKSFTKDTIMEIFGVEEKKSYRENTGLLKKYVLDVAIAEINKFTELEVKYEEIKKGRSITGFKLIWSTGKGISKASQKQIDILFSMADVVLNDILMYAEINDKTNRERALAIIRDFQSMRARYLDQEVGLTADHCSKLTKKANDDLEALNFLLETEGKEPLNPKVPLFNWLKN